AGTCTATCGCGCTTCACTCTTAGAACGTGATTGGAGGTCGCAACCCAGAGCCAGCCATTGGTGTCTTCCGCAACTCCGAAGATCTGCTCATGCAGCGCCTCCGGCACATTACGAGGAATATGGACTGTACCGGAGTTGAGATACGCGAGGCCAGACGTCGTCCCGACCCACAATACATGGCTTGAATCCTCAAGCAGACAATCAATATCGGGTGATGGCAGCCCATTGTTCTCTGTAAAGGTTCGCCACTGCCCATGCGATAGCTGAGTCAGACCAACCGGGGTTGCGAACCACATGGTCCCATCGGCACCTTCGGCTATCGATGTCACCGCATTGGACGGCATCCCATTCGCCATGGTGTAGGAAGTAAGCTTTCCGTCCCTTACTTCACTGACCCCTCCGTTAAGAGTCCCAGCCCAGACAGATCCGTCGCGATTCCGATGAACTGCATACACACTGTCCTGAAGGAGTCCATCCGCATGCGTGTAGGTCTTGGTCTCGAAGGCGCCGTTCGTAAAACGCAACCGTGTGAGCCCGCCTCGTTGTCTGCCCACCCACAACTCATCGCGGCTGCCCGTGATGGAGTAGACAACATCTCTGTCCAGGCCCGCAGCGTTCACGCTTTCGATCTTTCCATCTCTCAGCCAATGCAACCCACCGTCGAGAGGGGCAAACCACGTGCGTTCTCCTGCATCGACATAGACCGGACCACCGCTCGCCGACCGTAAGTCGTTGTCAACCGCGTAGCTCACGAAAGTGCTGTCACGAAGCCTTTCAATACCCCGCGGCGTTCCGATCCATATGTTCCCCTCTCGATCCTCAAAGAGAGTGTTCACCGCCAGGCCCGAAGCAACCGTCCCTTCGTCATCAGAAGAGATGCCGAGGGCGTTGAATCGAAGCAGTCCATGAGAACTGCCGATCCAGATGTTTCCGTCCCTGTCACGAATCGCCGAGAGAACCGAAACCTTCCAAAGTACAGAGGGCACGCCCTCGCGAGTAATCTTCGAGCCATTCCAGCGCAAAACGCCTTTGTCGGTTCCAATCAACAGTTCGCCATTCTCCATCGGAAGCAGGCAATTAACCCTTCCGTCATCCACCTCCAGCGCTACGCTGTGAACCTGCCCGTCTCTCAAATAGAAGAGACCTTTATCGGGTGTACCTAACCAGATGACGCCATCGCTGGTCTCTGCTACTGCCGCTACCGCAGTATTCGGCTTGGCAAATCGGTGAGTAGCCACGCCGGTTGCCCAGCTCAGTCGGCTGGAGAGCTCATCATTCATCACTGCTGCCTGAGCAGGATCGGATCTCCCAGGCGCCTGCGGCGCGGTGAGAACATCGAACTTGCCTGCGTGATACGCAAGCGGCCCCAGAGCCAGGGACGAGAGAAGCGCCGAACCATCTCTGCGTCGCCCAATGGATGTAATTCCAACCTCTGCCTGACTGTGGCCTGGGTCGAACTTCCCATCGTGATATCGCAGGATCGTAGTATTCGCCAGAAGGATCCACAGATTCGATTGAGAGTCCGCAACCAGTTCCTGCACGGGGCCGATCGGGAGCGTCGCTGGAATCTGCTGTTGGAAGACGTGAAAGCTTAGTCCGTCAAAACGAACCAGGCCCTTCTCCGTCCCGATCCACAGAAACCCATCTGCGGTCTGAGCGATCGAGGTCACCGCGCCCCCGGTGAAACCTCTCTCAAGCCCCCAACTCTCTCGCATGTATTGCGAGAGAGCCCGGTTCGGATCGACAGCGTGAACCGTTTGGGCGACGAACATCACAACGAACACGGCCACCATTTTTCCGACAAGCCGATGAACTTTCATAACCCCATCACGGAAGGTACTCGAACTTCTCCAGAACAACTTCACTCTCTTTTTGCATCGGATACTTATCGCTCGCAACCACGTAAAACAGCAGCTGCATCTTCTCGTGGCCAGGCGAGGGTACGCCCGAGGTAAAGACATGTTCCGCAACAACGGGCGCGCCTTCGCGAATCGAGTCTCCTCGCACCGTCACAAACTTCACTCGCCCAGGCTCCCAGTGGAACGAGTGAGTCAGTTTACCCGCAGGCTCCACAAACGGAGCGACATTGCCCGGAACATAAAAAGGCTGAATACCGAACTGTGCATTGTCCTTACTGGCGCCATCGCCCCATTGACTCATCTCAACATCCACCTCACGATAGTTCTGCTCTCCTCCCCAATCGTCAAAAGTGTTCAAGCTTAAGACCGCGGCTGGTTCCAGATGAGACGTGTCCCTTACCGTAAAGATGTAGGTTCCATATCCCAAACTTCGGTTCATCTCCACCTCCGCGCAAGACCACTTGTTCCCTTTCTTCCTGATGCGAAGATGGAGCGCCCCTTGCGGATCGACCCACGCGTTATCGCCTTCGTAGGGAAGATTCAACCCTCCGCGATCCGAAGCGATCGTGCGGACTCCCCAGTCATAGCCGCTGAATTTAATCGGCACCGTAGGCGCAATCTGAGGTTTGCCAACACCATCGACGATCGCCAACGCCGCAATCGAACCGCCAACCGTAGGTGCCACATCCATCGTCGGCGGCGGTTGATATCCCGGATCGACCAGCATCGCAGCATACTTGAACCCGAGATGACTTGACGTGCTCCACGTCGAATCCGTCTGAATGGTAATAAACGGCTGGTCCGGCCAGGGCTGAACCCACCACGGCCCGCTCATCGCATAGATTACGATCCGTTGACCTGGCCGTGAGCCAGTCACACGCCCTGAGATCGTGTCGACGCGCTCCCGGCCGCCCTGCGCAGCGGGGGGAATCTTCGTAAATTCCACCGTCGGACCAGCGACGTTCTGCCGGGAGCGGCACCCAGCCAGCAAAAACAGAAACGCCGTAAGACAAACCACGTGGCGCAACGTAATCAACCACAGCAAACTCTGACTGAGGCCCGAGCGACCGCCCCGCCGATCCCGAAGCCGGAAGTCATTCTTGGAAGCGGTCACATACCATTCGGACACAAGAACCCCCGGAGTTATCTCAATTTGCCTGATTGAGATAGCAATCATAATCCATCCCTATCTCCCTTCGCAGCCTGCCACTACGATCCTCCTCCCCTTTGATCCGGCAACGGAAAGAACTCCGATCTCATCGTTCTTTCAGCCGCAAATCGCGCTTGCAATAAGCCTCTGGCCGTGTCGAAAGCCTTGGTTCTCATGGTGTAAGATATGGTCTTCCGCCCAGTAGATGCGGTTGGATCGTTGCATGGAAGATCCCAGCTTCGATACGAAGCGGATAAAGTTTATGCACTGAAGTACCCTCGAACAACGTCCACGGGAGGACGTACCTGAAGCAGCGACAAGCACCAACCTGGGCAGCCACCTCACTTTCGTAAAAAACACCGGAGTTCTTCACATGGCAAAAGGCGTCAATAAAGTCTTCCTCCTCGGCAACGTCGGCAAAGACCCCGAGATCCGTTCCACCGCCGGCGGCATGACCGTCGCAAGCTTCTCTCTCGCCACCGCAGACCGCCAGAAAGACGCCCAGGGTAACTGGGCCGACAAGACCGAATGGCATAACATCGTCTGCTTCCAGCGCACCGCAGAGGTTGTGCGCGACTACGTCAAAAAAGGCTCGCAGATCCTCATTGAAGGCAAGATCCAGACTCGCTCCTGGGATGACAAGACCAGCGGCGAAAAAAAGTACAAGACCGAGATCCTCTGCAATGAACTCACCTTACTCGGCGGCAAATCCGGTGGCGAAGGCGCCTCCACCGGCGGCTACTCCAAGTCCAATACCGCCAGCTACGACCAGCGCACCCCCTCCAGCCAGCCCGACTACGCCGACGTAGGCATCACCGACGACGACATCCCCTTCTAACTTCACACAGCAGCATCTGATCCTTTCATCAACAGGCTCCTCACAACGAGGGGCCTTTTTGATCTTGCTCGTCATCCCGCCACAGGCGTCATCGCACATACGACCATCAGCACGCCCTCAACGCTCCAGCGCGCTCTCGCTAAACCGGAGTTACCTCGAGACTCTCCTGGCGATGACCGCTCGTGGCGACTCCCGCATCGTGTGGTAGTCCAAGGCTATCGAAGACCGGCCCAAGCGCCAGAACAGCGATAAAGAGTATTGCCATGTGGAAGTCGCGTAGTTGCGGCACCGCGGCAGAGTGACCGTGCGCGTGCGCAACCAGACGCAGCGTAATCGCACCCACGGCCACGCCCATCCCCATGCTCAGCTGCATAATCGCGCTCAGGAATCCATTCGCGCGGCTCATCCTGTTAGGAGGGATCTCCGTGTAGGCGAGCGTAGTCATGCAGGTGAACTCCATCGATCGACAAGCTCCGTGAAAGAACAAAATCGCGAGAATCACGAGAGTTGGCGTAGAAGGGTTCAACGTCGCACAGAGTGCCATCGATGCCGCCGTAATCACTCCATTGACCAGCAGAATGTTGCGGAAGCCGAACCGGCGCAGCACCTGGATCACAAATACCTTCATGCTCAGGTCGCCCCCGAAGAGCGCAAGCAGATAAAGTCCTGACCTAAACGCGTTCAGTCCAAAGGCAATCTGAAACATCAGTGGCAGAAGAAATGGGAGCACCGCAACCGCAATTCGAAATGCGCTTGCTCCATAGACCGAGAGCGAATACGTCTTGAGCTTCAACGATTCGAAGTCCACCAACGCGGTCGCCGGCTTGCGTCTTGCTAAGACGATCGCCGCAACTCCGCTGAGCGCACTCAGAGCAAGAGTGGCACTTGGCACCTGCCAGCTGCCGCCGTCTCCTCCCAGCTTCTCCATCGCGTACACAGCACCGGTAGAGGCGAATCCTCCCAACAGAAACGTCGTCCAGTCGAAAGGATGTCTTTCATAGGTTCGAACATTTTCGATCCAAAGCAGCGTGAGCACCAGAGCCAGGACTCCGACAGGGAGATTAAGAAAGAAGATCCAGTGCCAGCTCGCATACGTTGTAATGAAGCCTCCCAGCGGAGGGCCAATAACGAGCGCCGTTAAACCAGGCCACGTGATGTAAGCGATCGCCTGAGTCAGCTTCTCCTTGGGTGTAGTCCGAAGAACAATAAGTCGACCCACCGGCACCATCATCGCGCCGCCAATACCCTGCAGAACCCGCATAAAGGTAAATTGCGTAAGCGTCCCAGCTGCACCGCACAACAGCGAAGCCAGCGTGAAGACACCTATCGCACACGCGAAGACGGAACGCGAACCGAAACGGTCGGCAACCCATCCACTGATCGGGATGAAGACCGCAAGCGTAAGCAGATATGCGGTCATGCCAATGTTCAAATTGACCGCGCCGACATGGAAACTGCGTGCCATCTGGGGCAGCGCAGTAGCGATGATCGTGCCGTCTAAGTTCTCCATGAAAAAGGCGCCC
This Tunturibacter gelidoferens DNA region includes the following protein-coding sequences:
- a CDS encoding single-stranded DNA-binding protein, with the translated sequence MAKGVNKVFLLGNVGKDPEIRSTAGGMTVASFSLATADRQKDAQGNWADKTEWHNIVCFQRTAEVVRDYVKKGSQILIEGKIQTRSWDDKTSGEKKYKTEILCNELTLLGGKSGGEGASTGGYSKSNTASYDQRTPSSQPDYADVGITDDDIPF
- a CDS encoding MFS transporter, which encodes MKKSISPIYITSLIAGAFFMENLDGTIIATALPQMARSFHVGAVNLNIGMTAYLLTLAVFIPISGWVADRFGSRSVFACAIGVFTLASLLCGAAGTLTQFTFMRVLQGIGGAMMVPVGRLIVLRTTPKEKLTQAIAYITWPGLTALVIGPPLGGFITTYASWHWIFFLNLPVGVLALVLTLLWIENVRTYERHPFDWTTFLLGGFASTGAVYAMEKLGGDGGSWQVPSATLALSALSGVAAIVLARRKPATALVDFESLKLKTYSLSVYGASAFRIAVAVLPFLLPLMFQIAFGLNAFRSGLYLLALFGGDLSMKVFVIQVLRRFGFRNILLVNGVITAASMALCATLNPSTPTLVILAILFFHGACRSMEFTCMTTLAYTEIPPNRMSRANGFLSAIMQLSMGMGVAVGAITLRLVAHAHGHSAAVPQLRDFHMAILFIAVLALGPVFDSLGLPHDAGVATSGHRQESLEVTPV
- a CDS encoding sensor histidine kinase, coding for MKVHRLVGKMVAVFVVMFVAQTVHAVDPNRALSQYMRESWGLERGFTGGAVTSIAQTADGFLWIGTEKGLVRFDGLSFHVFQQQIPATLPIGPVQELVADSQSNLWILLANTTILRYHDGKFDPGHSQAEVGITSIGRRRDGSALLSSLALGPLAYHAGKFDVLTAPQAPGRSDPAQAAVMNDELSSRLSWATGVATHRFAKPNTAVAAVAETSDGVIWLGTPDKGLFYLRDGQVHSVALEVDDGRVNCLLPMENGELLIGTDKGVLRWNGSKITREGVPSVLWKVSVLSAIRDRDGNIWIGSSHGLLRFNALGISSDDEGTVASGLAVNTLFEDREGNIWIGTPRGIERLRDSTFVSYAVDNDLRSASGGPVYVDAGERTWFAPLDGGLHWLRDGKIESVNAAGLDRDVVYSITGSRDELWVGRQRGGLTRLRFTNGAFETKTYTHADGLLQDSVYAVHRNRDGSVWAGTLNGGVSEVRDGKLTSYTMANGMPSNAVTSIAEGADGTMWFATPVGLTQLSHGQWRTFTENNGLPSPDIDCLLEDSSHVLWVGTTSGLAYLNSGTVHIPRNVPEALHEQIFGVAEDTNGWLWVATSNHVLRVKRDRLLSGVAEEGDVREYGTIDGLSGVEGVKRQQSVVADPLGRIWFSMNHGLSVVDPIRATHSTAPVLAKIDAVSVDGVPIDLATSVRVPSVRQRMTFNFSGVSLSVPERVRYKYRLDGFDRGWSDPVGLREAVYTNLDPGSYTFHVIASNSDGVWNMDGPSLNLTVVPAFYQTNWFLLLCAATVAVLAWAVYQWHVGQVTSRMDIQFIERLSERTRIARELHDTLLQSFQGLILHFQTARDLIPRDPSEAEKSLDSALESADQAMVEGRNAIYDIRSSTLVDDDLAHMITTLGRELGANSEDGTGPRFSVVEEGTAKPLDPIFRDDVYHIVREALRNSFKHSEAQKIEAEITYGKRLLRVRIRDDGKGIDRKVLEEGERAGHWGLPGMRERAKRISGQLAVWSEAGVGTEVELNLPGSLVYEAGSSQFLLRFFRRIGTRDKGL